Proteins encoded together in one Rossellomorea sp. y25 window:
- the buk gene encoding butyrate kinase, which produces MEVTTVQENKHRILVINPGSTSTKIGVFDDDRSIFEKTIRHDTDKINEFPTIIDQYEFRKDTILQTLDEEGINISKLSAVCGRGGLLRPIEGGTYLVNDDMLKDLKEGFSGQHASNLGGIIAFEIASGLNIPSYIVDPVVVDELQSLARVSGFSLIERKSIFHALNQKAVARRVAKELGKKYEDLNLIVTHMGGGITVGAHRNGKVVDVNNGLHGDGPFSPERAGTVPAGDLVDLCFSGDYYRDEIMKKLVGQGGLVGYLGTNDAVKVEKMIENGDENAKAVYDAMAYQIAKEIGAASAVLNGKVDAIVLTGGLAYGKEFVKAISNRINWIADVVIQPGENELQALAEGALRVLRSEEDYKVYPGNVKEEARV; this is translated from the coding sequence ATGGAGGTAACAACAGTGCAAGAAAACAAACATCGAATATTAGTCATTAACCCTGGATCGACATCGACCAAAATTGGTGTTTTCGATGATGATCGATCTATCTTTGAAAAGACAATTCGTCATGATACAGACAAGATTAATGAATTTCCAACTATCATTGATCAGTATGAATTCAGAAAGGATACCATTCTTCAAACGTTAGATGAAGAAGGGATCAACATTTCAAAGCTAAGTGCTGTTTGTGGCCGTGGAGGCCTTCTTAGACCGATAGAAGGCGGCACCTACTTAGTGAATGATGACATGCTAAAGGATCTTAAGGAAGGATTTTCAGGTCAGCATGCATCAAACCTTGGTGGGATTATAGCATTTGAAATTGCTTCTGGATTAAACATTCCGTCTTATATTGTCGACCCTGTTGTAGTGGACGAGCTGCAATCCCTTGCCCGGGTTTCAGGGTTTTCACTCATTGAAAGAAAGAGTATTTTCCATGCATTAAATCAGAAAGCGGTAGCAAGAAGAGTTGCAAAGGAACTCGGAAAGAAATATGAGGACCTAAACCTGATCGTCACTCATATGGGTGGTGGAATTACCGTCGGTGCCCACCGCAATGGGAAAGTCGTAGATGTGAATAATGGTTTACATGGCGATGGCCCATTCAGTCCTGAAAGAGCAGGTACGGTTCCAGCGGGTGATTTAGTTGACCTATGCTTCTCAGGTGATTATTACCGTGATGAAATCATGAAGAAACTCGTTGGTCAAGGTGGCTTAGTCGGTTATCTTGGAACAAACGATGCAGTAAAAGTAGAGAAGATGATTGAAAATGGCGATGAAAATGCCAAAGCCGTGTACGATGCGATGGCATATCAAATTGCTAAAGAGATCGGGGCAGCAAGTGCCGTCCTTAATGGTAAAGTAGACGCCATTGTGCTAACGGGTGGACTTGCTTATGGTAAAGAGTTTGTAAAGGCGATAAGCAATCGAATCAATTGGATAGCGGATGTCGTGATTCAACCAGGAGAAAATGAACTGCAAGCTCTTGCGGAAGGGGCATTAAGGGTCTTGCGAAGTGAAGAAGACTATAAGGTGTACCCTGGAAATGTAAAAGAAGAAGCAAGAGTATAA
- the bcd gene encoding branched-chain amino acid dehydrogenase yields MKIFSYMEQYDYEQLVFCQDESSGLKAIIAIHDTTLGPALGGTRMWTYESEEAAIEDALRLARGMTYKNAAAGLNLGGGKTVIIGDPRKDKNEEMFRAFGRYIQGLNGRYITAEDVGTTVADMDLIHEETDYVTGISPAFGSSGNPSPVTAYGVYRGIKAAAKEAFGTDSLEGKTIAVQGIGNVAYNMCRHLHEEGANLIVTDINKEAVQRAVDEFGAKAVDINDIYGVDCDIFAPCALGAIINDETIPQLKAKVIAGAANNQLKETRHGDAIHEMGIVYAPDYVINAGGVINVADELYGYNSERAMKKVEQVYNNVERVIEIAKRDNVPTYVAADRMAEERIEKMRRSRSQFLQNGQHILSRRG; encoded by the coding sequence ATGAAAATTTTTAGCTATATGGAACAATATGATTATGAGCAATTGGTATTCTGTCAAGATGAATCATCAGGTTTGAAAGCAATCATTGCGATTCATGATACTACACTTGGACCTGCACTTGGTGGGACTCGTATGTGGACATATGAATCCGAAGAAGCGGCGATTGAAGATGCGCTTCGCCTTGCACGCGGTATGACGTACAAGAATGCTGCAGCAGGTCTTAATTTAGGTGGAGGGAAAACGGTCATTATCGGTGACCCTCGCAAAGATAAGAATGAAGAAATGTTCCGTGCATTTGGTCGCTACATTCAAGGACTGAACGGTCGTTATATTACGGCTGAAGATGTGGGGACAACAGTTGCTGATATGGACTTGATCCATGAAGAAACAGATTATGTTACAGGTATTTCACCAGCGTTTGGATCTTCAGGTAACCCATCTCCAGTAACTGCGTACGGCGTATACCGAGGGATTAAAGCGGCAGCGAAAGAGGCATTCGGAACAGATTCACTTGAAGGAAAAACGATCGCCGTTCAAGGAATCGGAAATGTTGCTTACAATATGTGTCGTCACCTTCACGAAGAAGGAGCGAACCTGATCGTAACAGATATCAATAAAGAAGCGGTTCAGCGTGCAGTAGATGAATTTGGAGCAAAAGCTGTTGACATCAACGATATTTATGGAGTTGACTGTGACATCTTTGCCCCATGTGCTCTAGGAGCAATCATTAACGATGAAACCATTCCACAGCTTAAAGCAAAAGTCATTGCTGGAGCTGCGAATAACCAATTGAAAGAAACTCGTCATGGTGACGCTATCCATGAAATGGGCATCGTTTATGCACCTGACTATGTCATCAATGCGGGTGGGGTCATCAACGTAGCGGATGAATTATACGGCTACAATAGTGAAAGAGCCATGAAGAAAGTGGAGCAAGTTTATAACAACGTGGAGCGAGTAATAGAAATCGCTAAACGTGATAATGTTCCAACTTACGTAGCAGCTGATCGTATGGCCGAAGAAAGAATCGAGAAAATGCGCCGTTCAAGAAGCCAGTTCTTACAAAACGGCCAACATATTTTAAGCAGACGTGGATAA
- the yqiS gene encoding phosphate butyryltransferase, whose protein sequence is MNLQSLVEKATQIENSTVAVAAAEDKEVLGAVAMAVEKDMAKFLLFGDKEEIISLIEEVAPQLRSHSSIKIKHAFSPQKSAELAVKAVKENEAGALMKGNVPTAVILKAVLNKEWGLRTGNVLSHVAAFEVEGFDRLTFITDAAMNIAPDLQQKAQIIENAVEIARSIGVFHPKVAPIAAVEVVNPSMQATVDAASLTMMNQRGQIRNCAVDGPLALDNAVSHHAAEHKGIESEVAGQADILLVPNIETGNALYKSLIYFAKAKVGAVIAGAKAPIVLTSRADSAESKLYSLALAICSASNN, encoded by the coding sequence ATGAATCTACAATCTTTGGTGGAAAAAGCAACCCAGATAGAAAATTCCACTGTAGCGGTTGCTGCTGCAGAAGATAAAGAAGTCCTTGGGGCTGTCGCTATGGCAGTTGAAAAAGATATGGCCAAATTTTTACTTTTTGGCGATAAAGAAGAAATCATCTCTCTTATAGAAGAGGTCGCACCGCAACTTCGATCTCACAGCAGCATTAAAATCAAGCATGCATTTTCGCCGCAGAAATCAGCCGAACTGGCTGTAAAGGCTGTGAAGGAAAATGAAGCAGGTGCCCTGATGAAAGGGAATGTCCCTACTGCTGTTATTTTAAAAGCAGTATTGAATAAAGAGTGGGGTCTCCGCACAGGCAATGTTTTATCACATGTAGCAGCTTTTGAGGTGGAAGGGTTTGATAGACTGACATTTATTACGGATGCAGCGATGAATATTGCACCTGATCTCCAGCAAAAAGCGCAAATTATTGAAAATGCCGTCGAGATTGCCCGTTCGATCGGTGTTTTCCATCCAAAAGTAGCTCCAATAGCGGCAGTTGAAGTAGTGAATCCTTCTATGCAGGCAACAGTTGATGCTGCTTCTCTTACGATGATGAATCAAAGAGGTCAGATCCGAAATTGTGCCGTGGATGGTCCATTAGCCTTGGATAATGCAGTTTCACACCACGCTGCTGAACATAAAGGGATTGAAAGTGAAGTCGCAGGACAAGCGGATATCCTTCTCGTTCCAAACATCGAAACAGGCAATGCTCTTTACAAGTCCCTGATCTATTTTGCAAAAGCGAAAGTAGGGGCTGTGATCGCTGGAGCAAAAGCACCAATCGTATTAACATCCAGAGCCGACAGTGCAGAAAGTAAATTATATTCACTGGCACTGGCTATATGCTCTGCTTCAAATAATTAG